A stretch of DNA from Micromonospora sp. NBC_01813:
CCACAAACCTGGACGGAGCCGCCGACCTGGATCCTGCCGCGCAGCCGTCGCTGTCCGGCCTGCCCGTCGGGGCGGCACCAACCCTCCCGCCCGGTTCGCCGTCGCTGCCGACGATGCCCAGCTACCCCGGCGGGACGGCCGGCCCTGGCTGGTCGATGCCGACGGTGCCGCCCGTGACGCCGTTCCTGCCACCAGCCAGCACACCGGGCTCCGGCAGCGGTGCCGGCAGCGGTGGCGGCCGGGCAGGGCTGTCGCCGACAGCGCTGCGTGGGCTCGGCGGCGGGAACCTCCCCGGTGGTGTCCCGGTGCCCGGGCTGAGCATCGGCGGCAACCCGGGGCCGACCTCCCTGCCGCAGGCCGCCGTGCCGGTCAGCACCACACCCGTACCCGGGGCCGGCGCCCCGCCACCGGCCACGCCGGCACCCCCGGGCGCACCCCGGGTGAACCCGGCCTCGGGCGGCGCCGTACCGCCGATGATGCCGCCGATGATGGGCGGCGCCGGTGCGGGTGGCACCGGAGGTCGGCCCGGTTCCGGGGCGGCCCGCCGCCCACCGGGTGGCCGGGGGCCCGCTGCGCGGCCGACGCCCGGCCTACCCGGCCTGCTGACCGGCAAGGCCACCACGGGCGACCAGTACTCGGTCCCGGCACGATCCCGGAACACACCGGCGGACCGGGACGCACCGGCGGACCGGGCACGGACGCCGGATCTGCCGCCAGCGGCGGTGCAGCCGGTCGACGAGGACCTGTGGCACGTGGACGGCAACACCACCGGCCGCCGGACCTGACGCCGGAACGCCTGATCTGTCGCGGGCGGGTTCAGGCGCGGCGCAGCGCGGCGGAGTGACTGAGGCCACTGCCGAGCGGGATCCGGGCGACCAGGCTGGCCGGCATCCGGGTGGGCCGGGCAGCGGGATAGCCCAGAACCTCCAGCAACGCCACGTCAGCCAGTGGGTGGGCGACGCCCAGGTCGGTCACCACCAGCACCGTGCCGGCCGGGGCGGCCGGGGCAGGCATCGACTCCACCACCGCGACCCAGCCGGGCGGCACGACCATCCGGTCCGCCATCCGGGCACCGTCGGCGGTGCGTCCGGGCGTGGCGGCCATCGGGTCGGCCGCCGGCATCGGCGGGTTCAGGATCAGGTGAGGGACCGCCGCGCCAGGGTCGAAGACCAGGCAGATCGTGGTGCCGGCGTCACCGGCGGCGAACCGTGGCGGTACGCGGGGCGGGTCACCGGCGGCCGCCGGTACGTCCGGGGCCTGCACGGCGGATGCCGCCTCCAGCAGACTCAACGGGACGGCGGCCGGATGCCCGGTGCCGTACGCGGTGGCCGAGCTCGCCGAGGCGAGCTGGATGTCGGTCTGCAGCGGGCTGATCGGCCGCAGTCGCTCCACTTCGGCCAGATAGTGCCGTACCCCTTCGGATGTCGCCGCGACCAGCACCTGGCCGGCTCTGATATCGGTGCGGCCCGGCACCGCGCGGGACGGCTGCCCGGCGTCGGGCACCGCGATCGGCCCGAGCGGGTGCCCGGCCGGCAGCACCTCGACCACGGCGGGGCTCACCCGGATCGCCGACCCGGCGCCGAGGGCCACCCGTACCGCTTCGGCGTCGCGTTCGTCGATCTCGTGCCGGTAGCCGCCGGCCAGCAGGTGCCGGCGGCCGGTCTCGGCGGCCTCCACCAGCAGCGCCCGGCCGTCCATCGACTGGCCGGCCGCCGGCCGCCGCCCCACCATCAGCACCGATTCCGGTACGGCCGCGCCGGTGCGGTCGACGCCCGGTTGGGAGCAGAAGGTCCACGAGCCGTCGAGCACCCGATCGGGTCCCGGCAGTGCGTCCGGCGCGTCCGGGATGCCGATCCGTGGCCCGCGCGGCACCCCGACGAGCGAGGCACGGGAGACCCGGCGGCTCGGTGCGTGCCGACCGAGGGCGAGCAGAGCCGACGCGTAGTTGGCGGCCGGATGCAGCCGACCGTCCAGGTAGACGTACCGGGTCCCGGTCTCCTTCTCGATCACCACCGCGTCGCCGGCCTGCCAGCTACGGTTGCCGCCCGGCACGATCATCCCGTAGATGCCGACGACGGCCAGCGCGATCACCGCGACGGCGAAGCTGCCGATCGCGGCGACCGTCGGGCGGCGAAACGGCGGCTGTTCCGGGTCGGTCTCGCGGACCACCAGGGCTGAGACCACGCGTTGGCCGAGGAACTGGTGTGCCTGCAGCTGGTCGCGTCTGGAGGCCACCTCAGCCACCCAACCCGCGGACGTAGCCGTACAGGCCGAGCACCCAGCAGGCCACCGGTACGACCGCGAGCACGACCACCACCTCCAGCAGTTCGGCGTACCGGCTCAGGTAGGGCCCGGGGCGGCGGACGCCGTACCGGACGGCGAGCAGCGCGACGATTGCCCCGGTCAGCAGCAGGCCCGGCGCGGTGACGACGAGCAGGTCGGCCCGGTCGGCCATCAACGGGCCGGCGGCCAGGCACACCACCCCGGTCAGCCCGGCGGCCAGCAGCGGTGCCCGCTGACGCGCGATCGGATAGAGGCGGGCCCGCAGCAGCAGGCCCACGCTCACCACGCTCACCAACACGGAGGCCGCGAGGCCGCCGTGGCGTACCAGCAGCACCAGGCACCCGGCGGTGACCGCCGCGAGGCCACCGACCATCCCGCTGAGCAGGGCGTCGGCCCGCAGGACCGCCGCGTAGACGGCCGCGCGGGGCGGTTGCGGCTCGTCGCGGACAAGATCGGCGGCGGTACGCGGCAGCACCGGCATCGGCACCCGGCCGAGTCGGATCGACAGCGGGGCGATCGCGGGCGACAGCACCAGGCCGACGCTCGCCACGATGGCGGCCGCCTCGTGACCCGCCAGCGCGCTGAGCGTGGCGAGCCAGGCGACGGCGATGCCGAGCACCCCGACGGTCGCGCCGCCGACGAACACGGCGGCCCGGTCGACGACGCCGAGCAGGCCGGCGACCGAGGCGACCAGCAGCAGGGCACCGGCGGCCAGCAGGTGCGGGGCGCCGAGCGCGGTGAGCGCACGGTCGCCGGCCAGCAGCAGCCCGCCGCCGGCGGCGGCCAGCGGCAACGCGGCGAGCGCGCAGACCGCGCCGGCACCGCTGTCACCGGCCACCCGGGCCAGCAACACACCAGCGCAGACCAGCAGGCCGGCGACGCCGAGCGCCCACCAGGCCGGACCGGACCAGGCAGGCCCGGCGCGCAGGACCGCGACGAGGCAGAGCAACACCGCGAGTACGCCGATGGCGAGCCCGACCCGTCTCGTGTGCCGAGGTCGCCAGGTGCCGCCGGTGCCGGCCGAGCCGGTCGCGATGGCGTCGACGACGTCGTCGTACTCGAGCTCCGGCCACTCGGTGCGGCCTCGGGTCAGGTGGAGCACCTCGCCGTCACGGACCTGGTACGCGGCGAGCGTCCGGGCCGGCTCCAGCGGCGTGCCGTCGACGCGGCGCAGCACCCAGCCGTCCCCGTCCCCGCCGGCAGCGTCTGCGCTGGCGTGGGCGCTGGCGGCCGGCGGTTCCTCGCCGGCTCGTGCGAGCAGGGCCGGGAGCAGCTCGGCCAACGGCGCCCGCGCCGGAAGGGCGAGATCGACCCGCCGGGTGGGTGCCGCGACGGTCAGCCGGACCAGTCCGGTGGCATTCATCCCCCCACCATGGACCCGGTGGTGCCGTCGGGACAGCGGGTCGGCCGGTAGCGGCCACGCTCGGCCGGCTCAGGCCGGCGGCGCGACCGGATCCCTGCCCGCGCGGCCCGCGCGGTAGAAGACGAAGCTGCTGAGCCGGCCGAGCCGGCCGCGGCTACGACCGTTCTCCGCGCCGCCGGTCAGGCCGGCTTCGGTCAGCGCGGCCAGCACCCGCTCGGGCCGGCTGGCTGCCACCCGGGGATCACTGTGCAGGCGACCGTTTCCGTGGCCCGGAGCCGCACCGTCGATGTCGACGATGTGCAGCTGGCCGTCGGGGCGCAGCACCCGCCGGATCTCCCGCAACGCGCGGGTCCGCTCGTCCGCGTCGAGATGGTGCAGCATGAACGCGGACAGCACCCGGTCGACGCTGGCGTCGGGCAACGACAGGTCGCCGGCGAAGCCGACCTCGTACCGGATCGCAAGCTTGGCCCGGGCGGCCTTGCGGCGGGCGAGCCGCAGCGCTGCCTGGTCCGGGTCGATGCCGATCGCGTCGACGTCCGGTTGCCGGCGCCCGAGCGCCCGCAGCAGGTTGCCGGTGCCGCAGCCGATCTCCAGGACGCGCTGCCCGGGCCTGATCTCGGCCCGGTCCAGCAGCTGCTGGTGCACCCGCCCCGCGCCGACGAGCCGGCTGAACGGGTCGTAGATCGGCAGCAACCAGTGCAGGCTCATGCCAGGTAGGTAGTGCTGCGGACCACTGGCGCTGCGCTGTTCGGTCATGTCATCCTCGGGTATCCGACTAGATTCGGTCACCGTTCCAGCGTCGGCTGCCGATCGCAGCGCGGCATCGGCGAGAATGTGGGGGCGATGCGACAAAGTTTGGTTCCACCGTCCCGCGTTGTCGATGGTGCCGGGCGAGGCGTCCCGATGGTCGGCTTCCCCCGCGTGCCCGGCGTCGCCCCGGTGGCGGTGGCCCGAATTCAGGAGCGCATACCGAGCATCGCCGCGATTCCCGCCGACGCGCACACCCACGACTTCGTCGCGCTCTGCTACGTCGAGCGGGCCGATGCGACGGTGCTGATCGACGACCGGTCCTGGCAGGTGACCGACGGGGACCTGTTCATCGTCGCCCCGGGCCAGGTCGTTTCCTTCGGCGACCGGCCCGAGCGGCTCGCCATCGACGGCTGGGTGGTGTGGTTCCCCGCCGACGCGGTGCGCCCCGGCACGACCGGGGCGTACGCGTCGTGGCGCACCCACCCGTTGCTCTTCCCGTTCGCCCGGGGCACCGACCGGGCACAGCGGCTGCACGTCCCGCCGGCCGACCGGGCCGCCTGGATCGGCCGGTTCGCCGCGCTCGACGAGGAGTTGCGGGCCCGACGCGACGGCCACCAGGAGGCCGCGCTCGCCCACCTCACCCTGCTGCTGGTGGCGGTGGCCCGGCTGTCGACCAGCCTCGCCGACCAACTACGCGCCTCGGACGAGCCACTGCTCGCAGCCGTCTTCGACATCATCGAGCAGCGCTACCACGAACCCATCTCGCTGGCCGACGTCGCTGCCGAACTCGCGCTCACCGCCGGTCACCTCACCACTGTGGTACGCCGCAGAACCGGCCGCACCGTGCAGCAGTGGATCGTCCAACGGCGGATGCAACAGGCCCGTACTCTGCTCGCCGAGACCGGGTCGACGGTCGCGGCGATCAGCCGCCGGGTCGGATACCCCGACGTCAGTTACTTCATAAAGTGCTTTCGCGCCGAGCACGCGGTGACCCCGATACAGTGGCGTGCCGCCGGGTCCCGACGACAGGGCACACCACCCGGATGAGTGCCGTCGAGGAGGTTCCTGTCGTGATGCACTCGGCAACGTTCCTACTGGAGTGCCTGCTCCGCAACGGGATGCGCGACGTGGTCACAGTGGAGCCGGCGGTGGGTGGCCTCGCGGCACTCGCTGGCATAGCCACCCGCCGGGACGCGCCGTCGGTGTTCGTCAAGGCCTTCGCCGAGGCACCGGCCGACGATGTCTTCGTCGCGGAGGCCGAAGGACTGGCCGCCCTGAGCGAGCTCGGCGGTGTGCCGACACCCGAGGTGATCCTCGCGGACCGGGAACTGCTCGTGTTGTCGGTGCTGCGGCCGAGGCCGCCCAGCGAGACCTTCTGGGAGCAGTTCGCACACCTGCTCGCCCACCTGCATACGAGCACGGCCAATCCTCGGTTCGGATGGCACCGCGACAACTGGCTGGGCCGCCGCCGGCAGACCAACACCTGGGCCGACGACGGCTTTGCCTTCTTCGCCCAGCACCGGCTGCTGCGGTGGCTCGGGCAGCCCCGCGTCGACGCGGCACTCGACGCGGGAGACCGGGCGGCGCTGGAGCGGTTGTGTCACCGACTGCCCGACCTGCTGCCGGACCGGCCGGCGTGCCTGACGCACGGCGACCTGTGGGCACAGAACATCCTGGCCACCCATGACGGGCGTCCCGCGCTGATCGATCCGGCCGTGTCCTACATGTGGGCCGAGGTCGACCTCGCCCACGTGTGGTCCACCTCGCCCCCGCCCGAGGCGCGCCGGTTCTTCGAGGTCTACGCGGAGCTGACCGGCCTCGACAGCGACTGGCAAACCCGGATGCCGATCGTCCAGCTGCGACAGCATCTCGCCGTACTGGCCCAGTTCGACGACGACTGGGGCGCGGGCGACCAGATCCGGGCCACCCTTGCCCCGTTCCGCACCCGAACCTGACCGTCCTACTGTCGGTGCTCAGGGTCGCAGCCACCACGGGCTGCTGTACGCCACCCCGAAGTCGTTGCACGGATGGCCGGCCGGGCCGGGCGTCGGGTTGGCCAACTCCGGGTCGGCGACCCGCAGCACCACCCAGTCGCCGTCGGCGACGTCGAGCGGCACGGTGAAGTCGGCGACCGACCCGGCCACGGTGTCGACGACGTCGACCACGGTCGGCACCGAGGTCCCCGGGCGCAGCACCTGGATACGCAGCGGCTTGCCGTCCCAGACCACACCCCGGTCCAGGTCCACCTGGAACCGGACGTCACCGGCGGCCAGGCCGAGGACCCCACCCATCCGTACGCCGTTCGCGGCCGCGTCGAGCCGCAGCCCGGAGACCCGGGTGGCGAAGCAGCGGCGGGCCGCCATCGCCTCGAACACCGCGGCGCGGGTGTTCTCGGTGACCCACAGGCCGCTGCGGCCCTTGCCCTCGTGGAAGCCCCAGGTGGTGCCGTGCTCGTCGGTGACACCGGTCAGGCCCGGCCGCCAGCCGGCGTTGAGGCAGGCCACCAGCGGCGAGGCCGTCCGGGACGACCAGCCTTCGAACAGGTAGTCGTCGGTACGGTTGAACATCTCCAGGCCGACGAGCTGTTGGCGAGCTGCAGCATCGTACGAGAAGTCGTCGAACCGGCCGATCTCCCGCCCCGGGTGGTTGAAGCTGGCCAGGCCACCCGGCCGCCCGGCCAACCACCGGTAGAGGCTGCCGGGGCTGCCGGCCCGCAGCAGGTCGGCGAAGTCCGAGGTGTTCCACACGTTGACGTGGCCCTGCAGCGGGTGCGACCACTCGAAGCCGCGGATCGCGGTGAACTGACCGGGGTCGTCGGCCGCGTTGGCGAGGTTCCCGGTGGTGTTCCACTCCGACTGGCTGAGCCCGCTGATCGCGAACATCGTCGCGTGGTCGGTGAGCGCGGCGACGTCGAGACCGGCTTCGCGCATCGAGGCGAACGCCTGGTCGGCGCTGCCGTCCCCGTCGGACATCACGGTGTGGTTGTGCAGGTCGGCGTGGACCAGGGTGGTTCCCTGGGTGATTCGGGACGCGCGGGACGCACCGGGTGCGGCCTGGGCCGGCGCGCCGGCCGTCCTCGCGGTGGCGGCCCGCGCGGTGCCGGGGACGGCGGCGAGCATCAGCATGCCGCCGGCGGCGGCCAGCATGGACCTGCGCCCCAGGCCGCCGGCCGGGTGCCCAGCAGGGTCGATCTGGCCGTACGGGACATGGCCGGGCTGGTGGTCGTCGGCCGGGTGATGGCAGTGGTGGGGGTGTGATCCACTCATGCCCATCATTAGATCGATATCAGTCTTTCCAGCACGCTGCGCCGGGCTGTCCGGCAAACGAACACCGGGCGTCTCACCCGGGGCGGCTCACCCGGGGCGGCTCACCCGGGGCGGCTCACCCGGGGGCGGCGCGGCGCCGGATGCATCGCCGGATTCCTCGGCGTCGGTGAGGCCCGCCACGACACGTGGCAGCCCTTCACGGAACATGGTGTCGACGTCCAGGCCCTCGGGCGGGCCGCCGGCGGTCACCTCGTCGAGCCACGCATGGCGCAGGCGGCTGCCGGTGCGATCGAGACGACGGGCCTGCCCAGCCCACCACGACTGGTACGTCGTCCCGGACTGCGCCGCCTCCCGCTGTTCGGCGTACAGCAGCAACGCCATGCCCTGGATGTAGCCGCTGAGCGCGAGATAGCGGCGAAGCGCGGTCGCCGGGGGCAGCCCCAGCGCAATGAATGCCTCGATGCTCGCGCTCGCCACCTCCAGGACGGCCGGGACCAGCGGCGGACGGCTACTGGCCAGGACGCCGACGAGCCACGGATGTTCCTGGTAGACCTGCCATTCCTGTTCGGCCAGTCCGATCAGCCTCGCGACCGGCGGGCCGGGACCGGCCGGGGCGCGCCGACGGGTGAGCAGGTGCTGCACCAGTGCCGCGACGAGGCGGTCCCGGCTGCCGAAAGCCCGCTGTGCGGCGGCGAGCGGCTGCCCCGCGTGGTGGGCGACGGCGTGCAGCGTCAGTGCGGCCGTTCCCTGGGCGTCGGCCAGGGTCGTGGCGACGTCGATCAGCTGGTCGGTGCCCGGTTCCACGCGTACGGGCACGGCGGTCGAGAGCCGTCCGACGTCGCGACGCCGCCGGTAGGCACGGGCCTGGCAGGAACGCGAGCAGTACCGCCGCGGTCGTCCCGTCCGCCGGGGTGTACCCAGGTCCGCTCCGCACTGCACACACATCGTCGGCGGCCTCCTGCGTCTCACCGGTCGGTGCGCCGATTGTCTCGCCACACCCGCCGCCGGGGCGATTGTTTCGGCTCACCTGCCGTGTGACGAAACAACTGGTCCGGGCGTCGGCGGCCCGGGAACCTGGAGCACAGACCGAACCACAGCAGGGAGTTGCCATGACCGCCAGTACGCTGACCGCCCGTCCCGCCCGTACCTCCGAAGTCGACACCGTGTCGGCGTTGTGCCTGGCGGCCTTCGCCGACGAGGCCGTCACCGCCTGGGTCCTCGCCGATCCGGACGCGCCGCTGGCCGCCATGCGGGAGACGTTCACGGCCTCGCTGGTCGCGGCGGTCGAGGCCGAAGCGCTGGTCGTCGCCGTCACCGCCGCCGACGACGCCGTGGGCGCGTCGATCTGGCTCGACTCCGACGGCACCTCACCCGACAACCTGATGCCCGCTGGCGACGCTCGCACCTCCGGGCGTACGGCGATGGTCAGGTCGCTCACGTCGGCGCGGCACCCCCGGGTGCCGCACGTCTACCTGTCGGCCATGGCTGCCCGGCCCGAGTGCCGAGGGCTCGGCGCGGGCTCGGCGATGCTGCGCTACGGGCTCGACCGGGCGCACCGGCTGAGCCTGCCGGTGTATCTGGAGGCGTCGACCCCGCAGAGCCGGAAACTGTACGCACGGCACGACTTCGTCGACCAGGGCCCACCGCTGCCGTTGCCCGATTCCGGCCCGGTGCTCCAACCCATGTGGCACGAGGCGTAAGCCCAGCCGCCACACCAGCTCTACCGCCAGCCGTGGTCCGCATGGTCATTTGACCCATAGCTGGGAGAGTTGTCGACGTGTCGCCCACCGGGACGCCAAAAGATCATGGGGGTAAGGTGCCTGACTTTCCGAATCTGATGCACACCGTTGTAGACGCGAGCGATGCCCGAGCCTTGGCGGAGTTCTATCGGGTCTTCCTCGGCCTGCGGTACCGCCCTGGCGACGAGCTCCGGGCGGACGGCTCCTCGGCTGACGAGGACTGGCTCGTCCTGGTCGATGCTGACGGCAACCGCAAGCTGGCCTTCCAACAGGTGCCCATGTTGACCCGACCCACCTGGCCGTCACACGAGATCCCCAAGCAGATGCACCTGGACCTGCGGGTACCGACCGTCGACGAGCTGGAGCGGCACCGTCGACGAGCGGAGCAGCTCGGGGCAAGCCTGCTCTACGACCGTACGGCCGACGCCGAGGAACCGCTCTACGTACTCGCCGACCCCGCCGGGCACCCGTTCTGCATCCTCGTCGGTCGACAGTGACCAGCCGCGGCACTGTTCCGGCGCCGCACCGCCACGGAGGGCAGGATCACGCCGATCTTCGGGCGACCAGGACCACCTTGCCTCGGCCGTGCCGGGTCTCCACCTCGCGGTGGGCATCGGCGGCCCCAGCCATCGGATGGGTGCGGCGGATCAGAAACCGCAGGTCGCCCGCCGCATAGCGGGCGGCGAGTCCGGCGAGGCGGTCGGCCGAGCGCAGGTTCTGGGTGGTACCGCACCGGCGCCGTCGGGCAGCAGCACACTGAGCTGATCGGACAGGTCCTGGCGGTAGTCGACCGGGACGGCACCGAGGGAACGTAGATAGTCCTGGTTGGCCGCGCTGGCCGTACCGACGACGCGGACTCCTGAGCTGACGGCGAGTTGCACCGCGACTGCGCCGACGGCACCGGCCGCGACCTCCCATTCCATCCCGGCCGGCTTGGCGGTCACCTGGTCGGCGGGCACCACGACGAACTCGGCCGCCGCGTTCATGAACCCGAATCCCAACACCTCGTCGCCGACGACGATCCCGGCGACACCGGCACCGACCTGATCGACCACTCCGGCGAACTCGTTGCCCGGCACAGCTGGCAGCTTCGGTTTCAGCCACACGGGCGTGAATCCGGCCCGTACCGCGCAGTCGATGGGTTGCACGCCGGCCGCCCGCACCCGCACCCGGACCTCGCCGGGCCCCGCGTCCGGGGTCTCGACCTGCCCCCACTCCAGCACCTCCGGCCCGCCGTACCGCCGGAAAACCACAGCCCGCATCCGTACCTCTTCCATGATCCGTGGTCGCTGGAGACAGTCTCGAACTTCAACCAGACTCGAAGTCAAGGGTGCGTCGGGCAGCGAGTCGAGGCGGTGCAGGCCCTTACCGCACAGCGGCTAGCCTGACTCGATGGTGTCGACGATCGTCGCGGGCGTGCGGGTCAGGCTGCTCGGGCCGGTGGAGGTGGTCGTCGCCGACGGTCCACAGGCGGTCAACGGCCTGCGGCGAAAGGCCGTGCTGGCCACGTTGGCGCTGCACGCGGGCCGGGTCGTGAGCGGCGACCGGCTCATCGACGCGGTCTGGGGCGACGGCCGACCGGCGACCGCGGCCAACACGCTGCAACGCCACGTGTCCTACTTGCGCGGGCTACTCGGCGATCCCGGCTCCATCGTGGCGCGCCAGCCCGGCTACCTGCTCGACACCGGTCCGGATTCCACCGATGTGCAGGCCGCCGAGCGCCTGATCGAGCTCGCCCGGCGGTCCGCCGACCGCGCCGAGCGGGTGACCCACCTGACGGCCGCGGTGGCGCTGTGGCGCGGGCAGCCGCTGGCCGACGTGGCCGGGTCCGCCTGGTTGGAGGAGCAGGCCGAACACCTGGCCCGGCTGCGGCTGGCGGCTGAACGGGAGCTCGGCGAGGCCCGGCTGTCGATCGGCGAGCATGTGCGGCTCATCCCCGACCTGGAGCGGCTCGTGCGGCAGCACCCGTTCGACGAGCAGCTGCACGCCCAGCTCATCCTCGCCTTGTACCGCAGCGGCCGGCAGGGCGAGGCGGTGGCCATGTTCCGGCGGCTACGTGAGGCGCTCAACGAGCACCTCGGCATCGACCCCAGCCCGGAGCTGCGGGCACTGGAGATGGCCATCCTGCGGCAGGACACGGCGATCGCCGCGCCCGCCCCCGCGCCACCGCCGCCGTTACCACCAGGGGTGGTGGCGGCTCAGCTACCGTCCGCCGTACCGACGTTCGCCGGACGCGAGGCGGAGCTCGCCAGCCTCGACACGCTCGTCGACCGGGGCGGTGCCGTGGTGGTCTCCGGCACCGCCGGGGTGGGCAAGACCGCGCTGGCCGTGCACTGGGCGCACCTCGTAGCGGGCCGGTTCCACGATGGCCAGCTCTACGTCAACCTGCGCGGGTTCGATCCCGGGGCGACGCCGGCGGAGCCCGCGCGGGTGCTGCGCGGTTTCCTGGAGGCGCTCGGCGTTCCGGCGGTACGGATGCCGAGTGAGCCGGACGCACTGGTCAGCCTGTACCGCACGATGATGGCCGGCAAACGTCTGCTGGTGGTGCTGGACAACGCCCGCGACGCCGAGCAGGTCCGGCCGCTACTGCCCGGCGCACCCAGCTGCCTGGCGGTGGTGACCAGCCGTGACCAACTCACGCCGCTGATCGTCACCGAAAGCGCGCACCCGGTGTTCCTCGACCTGCTGAGCGCGGACGAAGCCCGAGACATGCTGGTCCGCCGGCTCGGAGCCCGCCAGGTCGCGGCCGAACCGGCCGCCGCCGACGAGATCGCCGTACGCTGCGCGCGGCTGCCCCTCGCCCTGGCCATCGTGGCGGCCAGGGCCTCGACGAACCCGCGCTTCTCGCTGGCTGCGGTAGCTGGCGAGCTGCGTGACCTCGGCGCCTTCCACGGTGGCGACGAGGCCACCGACGTCCGCGCGGTCTTCTCCTGGTCATGCCGGATCCTCAGCCCGCCCGCCGCCCGGTTGTTCCGGCTGTTGAGCCTGCATCCCGGCCCGGACCTCGCGGCCCCGGCCGCGGCCAGCCTGGCCGGCGTCACCGCGCCGGAGATCGGGCCCCTGCTCACCGAGCTGAGCCGGGCGAACCTCTTCACCGAGCACACGCACGGCCGCTACGCCTTCCACGACCTGCTGCGCGCCTACGCGGCGAGCCTCGCCGACGAAGCCGGCTCCGAACCCGCCCCGGAGCGCCGAGCCGCGCTCCACCGGCTACTCGACCACAGTCTGCACACCGCCCACGCCGCCGACCTCGCGCTGCATCCGCACTTCAGCGAGATCAGTCTCGCGCCGCCGCTGACCGGGTCGACGCCCGAGCGTCCGAAGAGCCGGGCGGCGGCAGCCGCATGGTTCACCGCTGAGATCGGCGTCCTACTCGCAGCGGTACCGCTCGCGGCGCGGTCCGGGTTCGACGGGCACGCCTGGCGGCTCGCCTGGACCATTGGCGGCTTCCTGCACCGGCAGGGACGCTGGCAGGACTGGTTCGACACCCAGCACGTCGCGTTGGCCGCCGCGTCCAGCGCCGGGGACCAGGCGGGGCAGGGTCACGCCCATCGCAGTCTCGGTCTGGCCTGCTCGCGGCTGCGGCGCCACGACGAGGCCGGCGACCACCTGCGGCGCGCGCTCGAACTGTTCACGGCCGTCGGCGACGATGCCGGGCGGGCGCACACCTACCTGAACCTCGGCCAGCTGGCCGAGCGGCAGGAACAGCTCCGGCCGGCGCTTGAGCACTCCCGACAGGCTCTGGCGCTGTTCCGACGGGCCGGGCGGCTGGCCGGGCAGGCGTACTCCCTCAACGCGGTCGGCTGGCAGGAAGCGCTGCTGGGCGACTGCCAAGGTGCGCTCGTGTCGTGCGGCGAGGCGCTGCGGATGCTGCAGGAGGTGGACGACGTCCAGGGACAGGCCGATACGTGGGACAGCCTCGGCTACGTCCATCACCAGTCAGGTGACTACCCGCGTGCGGTCACCTGTTACGGCAACGCCCTCGAGCTCTTCGGGCTGGTCAACGACAGGTACGCCGAAGCGAGCACGTACGTCAATCTCGGCGGCAGCCACCGGGCGCTCGGCGACCGGGTCGCGGCCCGTACCGCGTGGTGCCGGGCCGTCGCGGTCTTCGACGAGCTCGGCCATGCCGACGCGGACGCGGTCCGCGCGGATCTTGAGCGGCTCGACGCCGTCCTGC
This window harbors:
- a CDS encoding TetR/AcrR family transcriptional regulator; amino-acid sequence: MPVRVEPGTDQLIDVATTLADAQGTAALTLHAVAHHAGQPLAAAQRAFGSRDRLVAALVQHLLTRRRAPAGPGPPVARLIGLAEQEWQVYQEHPWLVGVLASSRPPLVPAVLEVASASIEAFIALGLPPATALRRYLALSGYIQGMALLLYAEQREAAQSGTTYQSWWAGQARRLDRTGSRLRHAWLDEVTAGGPPEGLDVDTMFREGLPRVVAGLTDAEESGDASGAAPPPGEPPRVSRPG
- a CDS encoding AfsR/SARP family transcriptional regulator; the encoded protein is MVSTIVAGVRVRLLGPVEVVVADGPQAVNGLRRKAVLATLALHAGRVVSGDRLIDAVWGDGRPATAANTLQRHVSYLRGLLGDPGSIVARQPGYLLDTGPDSTDVQAAERLIELARRSADRAERVTHLTAAVALWRGQPLADVAGSAWLEEQAEHLARLRLAAERELGEARLSIGEHVRLIPDLERLVRQHPFDEQLHAQLILALYRSGRQGEAVAMFRRLREALNEHLGIDPSPELRALEMAILRQDTAIAAPAPAPPPPLPPGVVAAQLPSAVPTFAGREAELASLDTLVDRGGAVVVSGTAGVGKTALAVHWAHLVAGRFHDGQLYVNLRGFDPGATPAEPARVLRGFLEALGVPAVRMPSEPDALVSLYRTMMAGKRLLVVLDNARDAEQVRPLLPGAPSCLAVVTSRDQLTPLIVTESAHPVFLDLLSADEARDMLVRRLGARQVAAEPAAADEIAVRCARLPLALAIVAARASTNPRFSLAAVAGELRDLGAFHGGDEATDVRAVFSWSCRILSPPAARLFRLLSLHPGPDLAAPAAASLAGVTAPEIGPLLTELSRANLFTEHTHGRYAFHDLLRAYAASLADEAGSEPAPERRAALHRLLDHSLHTAHAADLALHPHFSEISLAPPLTGSTPERPKSRAAAAAWFTAEIGVLLAAVPLAARSGFDGHAWRLAWTIGGFLHRQGRWQDWFDTQHVALAAASSAGDQAGQGHAHRSLGLACSRLRRHDEAGDHLRRALELFTAVGDDAGRAHTYLNLGQLAERQEQLRPALEHSRQALALFRRAGRLAGQAYSLNAVGWQEALLGDCQGALVSCGEALRMLQEVDDVQGQADTWDSLGYVHHQSGDYPRAVTCYGNALELFGLVNDRYAEASTYVNLGGSHRALGDRVAARTAWCRAVAVFDELGHADADAVRADLERLDAVLRP
- a CDS encoding GNAT family N-acetyltransferase is translated as MTASTLTARPARTSEVDTVSALCLAAFADEAVTAWVLADPDAPLAAMRETFTASLVAAVEAEALVVAVTAADDAVGASIWLDSDGTSPDNLMPAGDARTSGRTAMVRSLTSARHPRVPHVYLSAMAARPECRGLGAGSAMLRYGLDRAHRLSLPVYLEASTPQSRKLYARHDFVDQGPPLPLPDSGPVLQPMWHEA
- a CDS encoding CehA/McbA family metallohydrolase: MSGSHPHHCHHPADDHQPGHVPYGQIDPAGHPAGGLGRRSMLAAAGGMLMLAAVPGTARAATARTAGAPAQAAPGASRASRITQGTTLVHADLHNHTVMSDGDGSADQAFASMREAGLDVAALTDHATMFAISGLSQSEWNTTGNLANAADDPGQFTAIRGFEWSHPLQGHVNVWNTSDFADLLRAGSPGSLYRWLAGRPGGLASFNHPGREIGRFDDFSYDAAARQQLVGLEMFNRTDDYLFEGWSSRTASPLVACLNAGWRPGLTGVTDEHGTTWGFHEGKGRSGLWVTENTRAAVFEAMAARRCFATRVSGLRLDAAANGVRMGGVLGLAAGDVRFQVDLDRGVVWDGKPLRIQVLRPGTSVPTVVDVVDTVAGSVADFTVPLDVADGDWVVLRVADPELANPTPGPAGHPCNDFGVAYSSPWWLRP
- a CDS encoding VOC family protein, with product MHTVVDASDARALAEFYRVFLGLRYRPGDELRADGSSADEDWLVLVDADGNRKLAFQQVPMLTRPTWPSHEIPKQMHLDLRVPTVDELERHRRRAEQLGASLLYDRTADAEEPLYVLADPAGHPFCILVGRQ